The Pyrococcus kukulkanii genome contains a region encoding:
- a CDS encoding MFS transporter, with the protein MRWSEIPKGAKAYMVYHALIEPQLIAWLLLPLYMMLTGYSVLDVGVLFTLVNVALIPATYIMGRAFNRWDIKKGLMVIDALDGIAYIFYGLAQGAYASIMLFLGRLIEKVSTILYPLYRAYEQIIYPEDKYEEIFAWHLRIPEISRLISYPILGYIFGYVFFKPEHYRMAFMIFGLLSIPTILYIHFFLPSVGREERIQPEGFKFRVGEFKLLLLFEALFTLSWALAPTFVLINYVVFTLHKTIFEVTLIECANSVAMILGTYLSERFPKEKGFIAMSLGMFISALYALIMALSPPFWLAIVAYMLEALGSAIWFPFYRAWKFSLIPKDRVSEFHAAISSYNRIISLFAPLIAGGLATIHPTLPYGVSLITFVVMAILFLILRVARTH; encoded by the coding sequence ATGCGCTGGAGTGAAATACCCAAGGGTGCTAAGGCGTATATGGTATATCATGCCCTCATAGAGCCCCAATTGATCGCTTGGCTACTCCTCCCCCTCTACATGATGCTCACTGGCTACAGCGTTCTCGACGTTGGAGTGCTCTTCACTCTGGTCAACGTAGCCCTGATTCCAGCGACGTACATCATGGGCAGGGCATTCAATAGGTGGGACATCAAAAAAGGACTAATGGTAATAGATGCCCTCGATGGGATAGCTTACATATTTTACGGCTTAGCCCAGGGAGCTTATGCTTCAATAATGCTCTTCCTCGGCAGGCTAATAGAAAAAGTGTCAACTATCCTATACCCACTTTATAGGGCGTACGAGCAGATAATATACCCTGAAGATAAATACGAGGAGATATTCGCGTGGCACCTGAGGATACCAGAAATCAGCAGGCTAATATCCTACCCCATCCTGGGTTACATCTTCGGATACGTATTCTTTAAGCCCGAACACTATCGAATGGCCTTCATGATCTTTGGCCTACTTTCAATCCCAACGATACTCTACATCCACTTCTTCCTGCCCTCAGTAGGAAGGGAGGAGAGAATACAGCCGGAAGGATTTAAGTTCAGAGTGGGGGAGTTTAAGCTCCTACTGCTTTTTGAAGCCCTATTCACACTATCCTGGGCCCTTGCCCCAACTTTTGTCTTGATAAACTACGTTGTCTTCACGTTACACAAGACGATCTTTGAGGTTACCCTAATAGAGTGTGCGAACAGCGTAGCGATGATCCTAGGAACATATCTCAGCGAGAGGTTCCCAAAGGAGAAGGGATTCATTGCAATGTCCCTGGGCATGTTCATCTCAGCCCTGTACGCACTCATAATGGCCCTCTCCCCTCCCTTCTGGCTTGCCATCGTTGCTTACATGCTCGAGGCCTTGGGAAGCGCGATATGGTTCCCATTCTATAGGGCATGGAAGTTCTCCCTAATCCCAAAGGATAGAGTAAGTGAGTTCCATGCTGCAATTTCAAGCTACAACAGGATTATCTCCCTGTTTGCACCTCTCATAGCTGGGGGACTAGCCACAATACATCCAACCCTTCCTTATGGCGTAAGTTTAATTACCTTCGTAGTCATGGCGATCCTCTTCCTTATACTCAGAGTGGCTCGAACTCATTGA
- a CDS encoding GNAT family N-acetyltransferase: MKIFQVTRENLSDFQDLYVEFFRELRGKQGWGFNEGELKREAKEYFERGDLIFIAYKNEPAGFIRLSSREGCYWIEELFVKPKFRGQGIGKALVKRAEEEVKKHDDALYLYVLPQDKDAIAFWKKMGYRIVNTIELMKDLSDEKVPLRTIEILGEEFKIFKWSREKYTREELEFLDLLEDFYSKGGTKEEFISIVSRGLKEWLYGLEECERVL, from the coding sequence ATGAAGATATTCCAAGTGACCAGAGAAAATCTCTCAGATTTTCAGGATCTCTACGTTGAATTCTTCCGCGAGCTCCGGGGAAAGCAGGGATGGGGCTTTAATGAGGGGGAGTTAAAGAGGGAGGCGAAAGAATACTTCGAGAGGGGAGACCTAATATTCATAGCGTACAAGAACGAACCTGCTGGATTTATAAGGTTATCTTCCAGAGAAGGTTGCTACTGGATTGAAGAGCTCTTCGTAAAGCCAAAATTCCGAGGGCAAGGGATAGGAAAGGCATTAGTGAAACGAGCTGAGGAAGAAGTTAAAAAGCACGATGACGCACTTTACCTCTACGTCCTCCCCCAGGATAAAGATGCCATTGCGTTTTGGAAAAAGATGGGATATAGGATAGTGAACACGATAGAATTAATGAAAGATCTCAGCGATGAAAAAGTTCCTCTCAGGACAATAGAGATCTTGGGGGAGGAGTTCAAGATATTCAAGTGGAGCAGGGAGAAATATACAAGGGAAGAGCTTGAATTCCTAGATTTACTAGAGGATTTCTACTCCAAGGGAGGAACCAAGGAAGAGTTTATATCAATCGTCAGCAGGGGCTTAAAGGAGTGGCTCTATGGATTAGAGGAGTGCGAAAGAGTACTTTAA
- a CDS encoding MFS transporter, with amino-acid sequence MKKLYELHLLTSALRIVGDAIESVALPWSLLNRTNSLLSIGGFALFSHLPWVLLPPVLGKALDKTKRKVRVAFLALLLQGALALAIIPLSSNLIAFYLIISGISALDILHRYYGLSLIASMTLREEELQRLNSTLATVGNITSLIAFPLAGFLSLKLGIKAMAIDSLLLTSGALSLIPFLNLEVGKREAESHETVEFDTKLVFGILTAVLVFNFALGSARIFIFSNLRRIKEGELLYGVLKSVTTLGSLIGVSALAYITHRKSVGVSRPLLLGVVLQSLALAMLGFPMLAVLSLSVFILGLGGEILNVSLDSIMQKYVPLEKLGTIRGIFDAIATLIIPISQILVAWLIEGGVPQEVLSLSLGALAIASGIWMYREIK; translated from the coding sequence ATGAAAAAGCTTTATGAGTTGCACCTCCTAACCTCAGCCCTGAGGATCGTGGGTGATGCTATAGAAAGTGTTGCCCTACCTTGGAGTCTACTAAACAGGACAAATTCTCTCCTGAGCATAGGAGGCTTTGCCCTGTTCTCGCATCTTCCCTGGGTTCTCCTCCCGCCAGTCCTAGGGAAAGCCCTCGATAAAACCAAGAGGAAGGTCAGGGTTGCATTCTTGGCCCTTCTCCTTCAAGGAGCACTCGCCCTAGCTATAATTCCACTATCGTCAAATCTAATTGCCTTCTACCTGATAATATCTGGAATTTCTGCCCTGGACATCCTCCACCGCTATTATGGGCTTTCCTTGATAGCGTCGATGACCTTAAGAGAGGAGGAACTCCAAAGGCTCAACTCAACGCTGGCCACCGTTGGAAATATAACGTCGTTAATAGCCTTTCCACTCGCAGGCTTTCTCTCCCTAAAGCTCGGGATAAAGGCCATGGCAATTGACTCCCTACTCCTCACGAGCGGTGCGCTCTCATTGATACCCTTCCTCAACCTTGAAGTGGGTAAGAGGGAAGCTGAAAGCCATGAAACCGTGGAGTTTGATACGAAACTTGTGTTTGGAATCCTCACGGCAGTTCTAGTGTTTAACTTCGCGCTTGGATCCGCTAGAATATTCATATTCTCCAACCTAAGAAGGATTAAAGAGGGAGAGCTACTGTATGGAGTGCTAAAATCTGTAACAACCCTTGGCAGTCTAATTGGAGTGTCCGCGTTAGCATATATAACTCACAGGAAAAGTGTAGGAGTAAGTAGGCCTCTCCTGCTCGGGGTTGTGCTTCAAAGTTTAGCCTTGGCAATGCTCGGCTTTCCAATGTTAGCGGTTTTGTCGCTTTCCGTGTTCATCCTGGGGCTGGGAGGAGAGATATTAAACGTTTCACTCGACAGCATAATGCAGAAGTACGTTCCGCTCGAAAAGCTTGGAACAATTAGGGGGATTTTTGATGCCATTGCAACTCTAATAATTCCGATCTCACAAATTTTGGTGGCGTGGCTTATAGAGGGAGGAGTTCCCCAGGAAGTTCTATCACTAAGCCTCGGAGCCTTAGCTATAGCTTCAGGAATCTGGATGTACAGGGAAATTAAATGA
- a CDS encoding ATP-binding protein encodes MFVNRKDELNFLESLYSSNKKEVLILYGRRRVGKTELIKRFIKDKNAIYFLADRGSLRANAKRFYLEASEVLDLPRVSVEDFREAFELIKLKAPERIIVVIDEFSYLLLSDKNTPAVFQHIIDEILDDRFFLILCGSIIGLMESLMSYKNPLYGRRTAQLKLKPLNFFHVREYFRKTPIENVVRIYSVTGGVPMYFKLFTGENFKEELLRNAFSPTSILYEEPEFTLREELGDVHRYYLILEAIAHGKHKVSEIAQFAGIEAKDMPKYLRVLTSLELIRREVPVTEPERSKKARYYPNDNFLAFWFRFVKPNKSKIEIGTFEMNWDDFNAYVGKAFEGVAKEFLIEMNKRKGLPFKFSKIGRWWHKGEEIDIVALGDDKALLVEVKWKEIDRRKVRRIVRELERKATLLDLNVEEYYGIFAKHIKEKDELREQGLLAWDLDDLDKATKIF; translated from the coding sequence ATGTTTGTCAATCGAAAAGATGAGCTAAACTTCCTCGAGTCCCTGTACTCCTCTAACAAAAAAGAGGTGCTCATTCTTTACGGAAGAAGGAGGGTAGGAAAGACAGAGCTCATTAAGAGGTTCATTAAGGACAAAAACGCGATATACTTCCTTGCAGACAGGGGAAGTTTAAGGGCCAATGCTAAGAGATTTTATCTGGAGGCCAGTGAAGTCCTGGATTTGCCAAGGGTCAGTGTGGAGGATTTTAGAGAGGCATTCGAGCTCATAAAGCTCAAAGCCCCAGAAAGAATCATAGTGGTTATTGACGAGTTCTCTTATTTACTGCTCTCAGATAAGAATACCCCAGCCGTGTTTCAGCATATAATTGACGAGATCCTCGACGACAGGTTCTTTCTAATACTCTGTGGGTCAATAATTGGACTTATGGAGAGTCTAATGAGCTATAAAAATCCGCTCTACGGAAGGAGGACAGCTCAGCTGAAGCTAAAACCTCTGAACTTCTTCCACGTAAGGGAGTACTTCAGAAAAACCCCAATAGAAAACGTTGTGAGAATTTATTCAGTAACCGGGGGAGTTCCCATGTACTTCAAACTTTTCACCGGGGAGAACTTTAAGGAGGAGCTGTTGAGGAATGCCTTCTCTCCAACTTCGATACTCTACGAGGAACCAGAGTTCACGCTTAGGGAGGAGCTCGGTGACGTTCATAGGTACTATCTAATCCTCGAGGCGATAGCACACGGAAAACACAAAGTAAGTGAAATCGCCCAGTTTGCAGGAATAGAAGCCAAGGACATGCCCAAGTACTTAAGGGTTCTCACGTCACTCGAGCTTATCAGAAGAGAAGTTCCGGTAACTGAACCAGAAAGGAGTAAAAAGGCCAGATACTACCCTAATGACAACTTCTTAGCCTTTTGGTTTAGGTTCGTGAAACCGAACAAGAGCAAGATAGAGATAGGAACTTTTGAGATGAACTGGGACGATTTTAACGCGTACGTAGGAAAAGCGTTCGAGGGAGTAGCCAAGGAATTCCTCATTGAGATGAACAAGAGGAAAGGATTGCCCTTTAAGTTCTCAAAGATCGGAAGGTGGTGGCACAAAGGGGAAGAGATAGATATAGTAGCCCTAGGAGATGACAAAGCCCTCCTCGTCGAGGTAAAATGGAAGGAGATAGATAGAAGGAAAGTAAGGAGAATTGTGAGAGAGTTAGAGAGAAAAGCTACTCTCCTAGACTTGAACGTTGAAGAATATTATGGAATATTTGCTAAGCACATAAAGGAAAAGGATGAGCTTAGAGAGCAGGGGCTGTTGGCTTGGGATTTAGACGATTTAGACAAGGCCACCAAAATCTTTTAA
- a CDS encoding AAA family ATPase, with product MPVLTTLTVENYKSIERVRLEFSRINLLIGPNGSGKSSILEAFGLLAGKLVPFSDREFEKVVHMHDSTRKIVTTGEFREFPFAKITYEAPPFTKKIEGDNRNKEVTSCANRK from the coding sequence GTGCCAGTGCTAACAACCCTCACAGTAGAGAACTACAAGTCAATAGAAAGAGTGAGACTTGAATTTTCAAGAATAAATCTACTCATAGGGCCGAATGGTAGTGGAAAAAGCTCAATTCTCGAAGCATTTGGTCTTTTAGCCGGAAAATTAGTTCCTTTTTCTGATAGAGAGTTCGAAAAAGTAGTTCACATGCATGATAGCACAAGAAAAATCGTGACAACTGGAGAGTTCAGAGAGTTCCCTTTCGCCAAGATAACCTATGAAGCTCCTCCATTCACTAAAAAAATTGAAGGAGATAATAGGAATAAGGAAGTCACTTCATGTGCTAACCGCAAATAG
- a CDS encoding helix-turn-helix domain-containing protein — MPDSDLARELQELKRALEDLKRSFLIVSQLAQAYLRLINIYAEYGGIGIDVAIPEIKNDPIAREIVKVLFDLRKANISQITRELKGRRGRASRNTVRSKIKLLRDLGVVIEVPGEKGKMYALSRNVIKRWLEMIGIPITFDHDK; from the coding sequence ATGCCAGACAGCGACTTGGCAAGGGAGCTTCAGGAGCTCAAGAGGGCCTTAGAAGATCTCAAAAGGAGCTTTCTCATAGTTTCCCAGCTTGCTCAGGCTTACCTTAGGCTAATTAACATATACGCCGAGTATGGAGGAATTGGCATTGACGTTGCTATTCCTGAGATAAAGAACGATCCTATAGCCAGGGAGATAGTTAAAGTATTATTCGACCTTAGGAAAGCCAATATAAGCCAGATAACCCGAGAGCTAAAGGGCAGGAGAGGAAGAGCCTCAAGGAACACCGTTAGGAGCAAGATTAAGTTGCTTAGAGATCTTGGAGTTGTCATTGAAGTTCCTGGGGAAAAGGGAAAGATGTATGCCCTCTCTAGGAATGTGATCAAAAGATGGCTAGAGATGATCGGAATACCAATTACCTTTGATCACGATAAATGA
- a CDS encoding M48 family metallopeptidase translates to MTKGAVEHLKRDELLAIIAHELGHVKKRHMLKGYTLSILPILPMTVLLKIGDKLPEAILTICVMLSFVVLVGGVLYRLTRFNLKCELEADEFAAELLGADTMIKALKKISEYEEIPMKTPKWFDVIYSHPSIEERIKNLRISQAKNEKTQNM, encoded by the coding sequence GTGACTAAAGGTGCGGTAGAACATCTGAAGAGGGATGAACTACTTGCGATTATAGCGCACGAGCTAGGCCACGTTAAGAAGAGGCACATGCTCAAGGGCTACACTCTCTCGATTCTTCCTATACTCCCGATGACAGTCCTCCTCAAGATTGGAGATAAGCTTCCAGAGGCCATTCTGACGATATGTGTCATGCTCTCCTTTGTAGTTCTTGTAGGTGGTGTTCTCTACAGGCTCACAAGGTTCAACCTCAAGTGCGAGCTGGAGGCAGATGAGTTTGCGGCAGAGCTCCTCGGGGCCGATACGATGATAAAGGCCCTGAAGAAAATCAGTGAATATGAGGAGATTCCAATGAAGACGCCAAAATGGTTCGATGTCATCTACTCTCATCCCTCGATAGAGGAGCGGATAAAGAACTTGAGAATTAGCCAAGCTAAGAACGAAAAGACACAAAACATGTAA
- a CDS encoding M48 family metallopeptidase yields MWKVLLLLSIIAFPLFVVIEGRRTGKLEKQERFIRIERAIFIGLFITLALFMLTGVLGFFDFVSRFKEPLDKILLFSPVIISIVASIVIADLMREEVEDSTKTNLLKAFLLASGVVFLLALAFVVIPALFPLEFRIIVLLALMLAVAEAFSRVLRRVEKGKLLEGELKRKVEELCRRAGVKVDGVYLIEDEEINAFVTGAGENNICD; encoded by the coding sequence GTGTGGAAGGTATTACTGCTGCTATCAATTATTGCATTCCCATTGTTTGTTGTGATAGAGGGAAGAAGGACAGGAAAATTAGAAAAGCAGGAGAGGTTCATTAGAATTGAGAGGGCCATTTTCATCGGACTTTTTATAACGCTAGCACTTTTCATGCTTACAGGAGTTTTAGGGTTCTTTGACTTCGTTAGCAGATTCAAAGAACCTCTTGACAAGATACTACTATTCTCACCCGTCATAATATCAATTGTTGCCTCCATAGTTATCGCGGATCTCATGAGAGAGGAAGTTGAAGACTCCACCAAAACGAACCTCCTAAAGGCATTCCTCCTCGCGTCAGGGGTGGTCTTCCTACTCGCATTGGCATTCGTGGTAATCCCAGCCCTGTTCCCCCTGGAGTTTAGGATTATCGTTCTCTTAGCCCTGATGCTTGCCGTTGCAGAGGCCTTCTCCCGCGTGCTCAGGCGTGTCGAAAAGGGTAAGCTCCTCGAAGGAGAACTTAAGAGGAAGGTAGAGGAGCTCTGCAGGAGAGCCGGTGTTAAAGTTGATGGAGTATACCTCATCGAGGACGAGGAGATAAACGCGTTCGTGACTGGGGCCGGGGAAAACAATATTTGTGACTAA
- a CDS encoding gluzincin family metallopeptidase: MIENLKLALNLNFNTGSLEGSIEINLRESIKTFILNKGLKVEEANRELSQELKGIQGFEKFKVSVVKLEEPANNLELIYSGKLESYESVLPYLKDSINREYTLLRTDSLFYPIPAEPAFESLVKSVVSSEFNAEIDIGGVPDDLTIAFGGEIIGNRLIIEGTNRLDIAIAPFHVVEGEQFRLFVLSTKGIERTLDLLRRACEFYSSILGKKTAKYTVIETPENYGGQAGKGYALVSRSSLRREIPANLYHELAHLWNPRVTPEAHLSRFFDEAFANYLTALAIREIHGEEAFNSFIENLRRDYEAVLGRFPEAKKLKPSEWGKLGFWKLSYTRGALILHDLHQKLGEDFYEILRRIVNSTTLDFERFKAIVEDVSGLVIDV, from the coding sequence ATGATTGAGAATCTCAAGCTAGCCCTAAACTTAAACTTCAACACTGGAAGTCTTGAAGGGAGTATAGAAATAAACCTAAGGGAGAGTATAAAAACCTTCATACTCAATAAAGGCCTCAAAGTGGAGGAGGCAAACAGGGAATTATCCCAGGAACTCAAGGGAATTCAAGGATTTGAGAAATTCAAGGTGAGTGTTGTTAAGCTTGAAGAACCCGCGAATAATCTCGAGCTAATATATTCTGGAAAGCTGGAGAGCTATGAAAGTGTTCTTCCATACCTCAAAGACTCGATAAACCGAGAATATACACTCCTCAGAACTGATTCACTGTTTTATCCGATTCCAGCGGAGCCTGCCTTTGAGAGCCTTGTTAAGTCCGTTGTGAGCTCCGAATTTAACGCGGAAATAGATATAGGGGGAGTTCCAGATGATTTGACGATAGCATTTGGCGGCGAAATTATAGGTAACCGCTTGATAATTGAGGGAACCAATAGGCTTGACATTGCGATAGCCCCATTTCACGTGGTAGAGGGTGAACAATTCCGCCTCTTCGTCCTGAGCACGAAGGGAATCGAGAGGACGCTTGATCTGTTAAGGAGGGCATGTGAATTCTACTCATCAATTCTCGGCAAGAAAACAGCGAAGTACACGGTTATTGAAACTCCCGAAAATTATGGTGGTCAGGCAGGAAAGGGCTATGCCCTTGTCTCAAGGAGTTCATTAAGGAGGGAGATTCCTGCGAACCTCTACCACGAGCTCGCTCACCTCTGGAATCCTAGAGTAACTCCAGAGGCCCACCTAAGCAGGTTCTTTGATGAGGCCTTTGCTAATTACCTCACAGCCTTAGCAATTAGGGAAATTCATGGAGAAGAAGCATTTAACTCATTCATAGAAAACCTTCGGAGGGATTATGAGGCAGTACTTGGGAGATTCCCAGAGGCAAAAAAGCTAAAACCCTCAGAGTGGGGGAAGTTGGGATTCTGGAAGCTCTCCTACACGAGAGGCGCACTAATTCTCCATGATCTTCATCAAAAACTTGGTGAGGACTTTTACGAGATCCTCAGGAGGATAGTAAACTCCACAACCCTAGACTTCGAGAGGTTCAAGGCGATAGTAGAGGACGTTTCTGGGCTCGTGATTGATGTATAG
- a CDS encoding ATP-binding protein gives MPITFINRERELKFLEELWEKDNSFLPIYGRRRVGKTRLVREFIRDKPAVYYLARISTYQDNLREFSRAVLDKFPSRYLNETSFSRFYEIFQYLAEKGKLVVVIDEFPYLIQSDKRVLSEFQYIVDEIVRTSNLHLFLVGSSIGMMEEHVLGQKSPLYGRRDGQIKLSPLSFFDSWKLLGVSIEEAVRIYGITGGIPAYLELFKKFEDVKRLAFDKRGFLYAEGDFLLSSELREPRVYKLILKAIAEGRRRFNEISNFTGIPRSNLFKYVEILERLGFLRREIPITAKPKTKNTLYRINDNYLAFYFRFIERYREEIELESFEFWDEFLEEYSSYLGWIFEDVAKEFLIRLNKAGKLPFRFTKIGRWWHKNEEIDVVALNEREKKALFVEVKWRELDAREVRGIFKDLKRKAELSGLGECEKFYGVVAKKISGKGKMTGFTWDLMDFYKLFK, from the coding sequence ATGCCAATAACTTTCATAAACAGGGAAAGGGAGCTCAAGTTTCTCGAAGAATTATGGGAGAAAGACAACTCGTTTCTTCCGATTTATGGGAGAAGACGTGTTGGAAAAACAAGACTTGTCAGGGAATTCATTCGTGACAAGCCAGCCGTTTACTATCTCGCTCGCATCAGCACTTATCAAGATAATCTCCGGGAATTTTCAAGGGCAGTCCTTGATAAGTTTCCTTCACGATACCTAAATGAAACGTCCTTTTCGAGGTTTTACGAAATTTTCCAGTATCTGGCGGAAAAAGGAAAGCTTGTTGTGGTTATAGACGAGTTTCCATATCTTATCCAGTCGGACAAGAGAGTTTTGAGTGAGTTTCAGTACATAGTGGATGAGATAGTTAGGACGTCGAATCTTCATCTATTCCTCGTTGGTTCCTCCATCGGCATGATGGAAGAGCATGTTCTTGGCCAGAAGAGTCCTCTTTACGGACGGAGAGATGGACAGATTAAACTTTCCCCGCTGAGCTTCTTTGACTCGTGGAAGCTACTAGGCGTGAGCATTGAGGAGGCGGTTAGGATATATGGGATAACTGGCGGGATTCCGGCTTATCTCGAACTTTTCAAAAAGTTTGAGGACGTTAAGAGGCTTGCCTTTGATAAAAGAGGTTTTCTCTATGCTGAAGGAGATTTCCTCCTCTCAAGTGAACTGAGGGAGCCGAGGGTCTATAAGCTGATACTTAAGGCAATTGCCGAGGGAAGGAGGCGGTTCAATGAGATAAGCAACTTCACTGGAATTCCACGCTCAAACCTCTTTAAGTACGTTGAGATCCTTGAGAGGCTTGGCTTTCTCCGTAGGGAAATTCCCATAACGGCCAAGCCAAAGACGAAGAACACACTTTACAGGATCAATGATAATTACCTCGCCTTTTACTTCCGCTTCATTGAGCGCTACAGAGAGGAGATAGAGCTTGAGAGCTTTGAGTTTTGGGACGAGTTCCTTGAAGAGTATAGCTCCTATCTAGGTTGGATTTTCGAAGATGTCGCAAAGGAATTTCTAATTAGGCTAAATAAAGCTGGGAAGCTACCCTTCAGATTTACCAAAATTGGACGGTGGTGGCATAAAAACGAGGAGATTGACGTGGTAGCTTTAAATGAGCGGGAGAAGAAAGCTCTTTTCGTTGAAGTCAAATGGAGGGAGCTTGATGCAAGAGAGGTAAGGGGAATTTTCAAGGATTTAAAGAGAAAAGCCGAACTTTCGGGATTAGGTGAATGTGAGAAGTTTTATGGAGTGGTCGCCAAGAAAATTAGTGGGAAGGGGAAGATGACGGGATTTACGTGGGATCTGATGGATTTTTACAAATTATTTAAGTAA
- a CDS encoding class I SAM-dependent methyltransferase, whose protein sequence is MFRNLGYTDAPLYEKTRDEYDVESERGQKRFEELKELLLEHLPIKRGKALDIGCNAGLSSFVLEEIGFNVVGIDVQEKAIERARELAKKRGSNTEFYVMDARNLEFEENTFDIVALLGYPLAHFSIWDFDRILQEIRRVLKSKGYVMIQESDFLWTVIRGFYQAGLEAEGLVRINIDVNVYEGYLDRLLIDLEKGVFSRDKFYIWSPWILKYVLEKNGFQVTFKERDFVIGQLICKSETSS, encoded by the coding sequence ATGTTCAGAAATCTCGGGTATACCGACGCACCCCTCTACGAAAAGACTCGAGATGAGTATGATGTCGAAAGTGAAAGAGGTCAGAAAAGATTTGAGGAGCTTAAAGAGTTACTGTTAGAACACCTTCCCATTAAAAGAGGAAAAGCCTTAGATATCGGTTGCAACGCTGGGTTGAGTAGCTTTGTATTGGAGGAAATAGGCTTCAACGTCGTTGGCATAGATGTTCAAGAAAAAGCAATTGAACGGGCTAGGGAGTTAGCTAAAAAGCGAGGATCAAACACTGAATTTTATGTTATGGATGCGAGAAATTTGGAATTCGAAGAAAACACATTCGATATCGTTGCACTACTTGGCTACCCTCTAGCTCACTTCAGCATTTGGGATTTTGATAGGATTTTACAGGAGATTAGGAGAGTTCTAAAGTCTAAGGGCTATGTTATGATACAGGAGAGCGATTTTCTCTGGACAGTAATTAGGGGATTCTATCAGGCAGGACTTGAAGCCGAAGGGCTGGTAAGGATAAACATAGATGTGAACGTGTACGAAGGCTATCTTGACAGATTGCTAATAGACCTCGAAAAAGGAGTTTTCTCGAGGGACAAGTTCTACATTTGGTCCCCATGGATTTTAAAGTACGTTTTAGAGAAAAATGGGTTCCAAGTCACGTTTAAAGAACGAGATTTTGTCATAGGACAATTGATATGCAAGTCAGAAACCAGTAGTTGA
- a CDS encoding methyltransferase domain-containing protein, whose protein sequence is MLVLVRDFLALELSRKGEVVGIEREEGLFEFLKSFENDRLRFLNIDFLKDDIEGKFDTIVFSYILHDFEPRPSSKKPSSYWSRMAR, encoded by the coding sequence ATGTTGGTTCTGGTTCGGGATTTCCTTGCCCTCGAGCTCTCAAGGAAAGGGGAAGTTGTCGGCATTGAAAGGGAAGAGGGACTCTTTGAGTTCCTGAAGAGCTTTGAGAATGACAGGCTGAGGTTCCTTAACATTGACTTTCTGAAAGATGACATCGAAGGGAAGTTTGATACGATAGTGTTTTCATACATCCTCCATGACTTCGAGCCGAGACCCTCCTCGAAAAAGCCCTCAAGTTACTGGAGCAGGATGGCAAGATAA
- a CDS encoding DUF2202 domain-containing protein produces the protein MQERIAQTNKVDIIAVYENLMKGSRNHLRSFVKLLESRGVKYEPQVLSKEEYKEIISSSMETGGKGKP, from the coding sequence TTGCAGGAGAGGATAGCCCAGACTAACAAGGTGGACATAATTGCAGTCTATGAAAATTTGATGAAGGGAAGCAGGAACCACCTCAGGTCATTCGTTAAATTACTAGAGAGCAGGGGAGTAAAGTACGAGCCTCAAGTGTTATCAAAGGAGGAGTATAAGGAAATAATAAGCTCATCGATGGAAACTGGAGGAAAGGGGAAGCCTTAA
- a CDS encoding DUF2202 domain-containing protein, translated as MVEEEKLAHDIYTKLYEKWGLKIFRNIENNESIHLNAVRLLLKKYNIPDPTKDEGIGESKNPELEELYNKLIEEGMKSEIDALKVGALIEETNIR; from the coding sequence ATGGTCGAGGAGGAGAAGCTAGCCCACGATATATACACGAAGCTGTACGAAAAGTGGGGACTTAAAATTTTCAGGAACATTGAAAACAACGAAAGCATCCACCTTAATGCAGTAAGACTGTTATTGAAGAAGTACAACATTCCAGACCCAACGAAAGACGAAGGCATTGGAGAGTCCAAGAATCCAGAGTTGGAAGAGCTGTACAACAAGCTCATAGAGGAGGGAATGAAGAGCGAGATAGATGCACTCAAGGTTGGCGCGCTCATAGAGGAAACCAACATACGTTGA